From Amycolatopsis sp. cg9, one genomic window encodes:
- a CDS encoding extracellular solute-binding protein, translating to MRRRILAAALAVTALTASACGAETPAPAAGGNTLTVWLMNGDLSDKATAAITAAFEKATGAKVTVQIQEWDNINTKISTALAQDTTPDVIEIGNTNVPLFAANGALTDLTPHRAELAAGQTWLPGLIGPATVDDHVYAAPLFAGNRSVIYDKQVWADAGVTAPPKTYAELTAALDKIKAKHPAPDYSVFHFPGKYWFGALQFVWDAGGRIATQKDGKWAGALESPEAQRGLQAWKDFQNAYSSAASRNVDTKAPDQAAIFSAGGAAAILDTSVNTVVKNKPELKDRLGTFPFPSATPGKTQPVFLGGSDLAIAAKSRNQDLALAFVKAATDPAVQRDAIVGIDGWTPISTELIDRITPSLPPLNAAFATAAKTSVATPAAPGWATIESDKSINTFFADIATGRKPIAQAAKDFDAHLTEALNTR from the coding sequence ATGCGCAGACGCATCCTCGCCGCCGCACTGGCCGTCACCGCCCTGACCGCCAGTGCCTGCGGCGCCGAAACCCCCGCGCCCGCCGCCGGCGGGAACACGCTGACCGTCTGGCTGATGAACGGCGACCTGAGCGACAAGGCCACCGCGGCGATCACCGCCGCGTTCGAAAAGGCCACCGGCGCGAAGGTCACCGTCCAGATCCAGGAATGGGACAACATCAACACCAAGATCAGCACCGCGCTGGCGCAGGACACCACGCCGGACGTCATCGAGATCGGCAACACGAACGTCCCGCTGTTCGCCGCCAACGGCGCGCTGACCGACCTCACGCCGCACCGCGCCGAACTGGCCGCGGGCCAGACCTGGCTGCCCGGCCTGATCGGACCGGCCACTGTGGACGACCACGTCTACGCGGCGCCGCTGTTCGCGGGCAACCGCTCGGTCATCTACGACAAGCAGGTCTGGGCCGACGCCGGCGTCACCGCCCCACCCAAGACCTACGCCGAACTCACCGCCGCGCTCGACAAGATCAAGGCGAAGCACCCGGCGCCGGACTACTCGGTCTTCCACTTCCCCGGCAAGTACTGGTTCGGCGCGCTGCAGTTCGTCTGGGACGCCGGTGGCCGGATCGCCACGCAGAAGGACGGCAAGTGGGCCGGCGCCCTCGAAAGCCCCGAGGCGCAGCGGGGGTTGCAGGCCTGGAAGGACTTCCAGAACGCCTACTCCTCCGCGGCGTCCCGCAACGTCGACACCAAGGCACCCGACCAGGCCGCGATCTTCTCCGCCGGCGGCGCGGCGGCCATCCTCGACACGAGCGTCAACACCGTGGTCAAGAACAAGCCGGAGCTCAAGGACCGGCTGGGCACCTTCCCCTTCCCCAGCGCCACCCCCGGCAAGACGCAGCCGGTGTTCCTCGGCGGGTCCGACCTGGCGATCGCGGCGAAGAGCCGCAACCAAGACCTCGCGCTCGCCTTCGTCAAGGCGGCGACCGACCCGGCCGTGCAGCGCGACGCGATCGTCGGCATCGACGGCTGGACCCCGATCTCGACCGAGCTGATCGACCGGATCACCCCGTCGCTGCCGCCGCTCAACGCCGCGTTCGCCACCGCGGCCAAGACCAGCGTCGCGACGCCGGCCGCGCCCGGCTGGGCGACGATCGAGAGTGACAAGTCGATCAACACGTTCTTCGCCGACATCGCGACCGGGCGCAAGCCGATCGCCCAGGCGGCCAAGGACTTCGACGCCCACCTCACCGAAGCGCTCAACACCCGCTGA
- a CDS encoding carbohydrate-binding protein, with protein MSRTTRTTTAALTSIATVAATALILSGGADASPSAAAAADCGVLFDDFHYASPTDSAFSGAGWTTRNDVGSPGVPGARWLTGNVSFPAVNGERVAQLTASTDGSANGTTHAELYQNQLRFFEGTYASRVRFTDAPDSGTDGDHVNETYFTISPLRYDRDPLYSELDFSEYLPNGGWGGSQANYQTSWYTYWNNPTWDGLRTSTAQNRSLAGWHDIVTQVSGGHVKYYIDGVLTADHTTDAQGNPVYPRTPMSINYNMWFIDTAGHTSGNSVYTEQVDWTYYAGNQVVAPADATAKAAQYRTAGTAHVDTVTGCTTPTSPPPTTTTKPTTPTTPTTPTTPSQPADCSTAPEWDWGTVYLGGQRVKHSAHLWQANWWTQGSEPGLTAQWADLGHC; from the coding sequence ATGTCCCGCACCACCCGGACCACCACCGCAGCCCTGACGAGCATCGCCACCGTGGCCGCCACGGCCCTGATCCTCTCCGGCGGGGCCGACGCCAGCCCGTCGGCCGCCGCGGCCGCCGACTGCGGTGTGCTCTTCGACGACTTCCACTACGCCTCGCCCACCGACTCCGCCTTCAGCGGGGCCGGGTGGACCACCCGCAACGACGTCGGCAGCCCCGGTGTGCCCGGGGCTCGGTGGCTGACCGGCAACGTCAGCTTCCCTGCCGTCAACGGCGAACGCGTCGCCCAGCTGACCGCGAGCACCGACGGCTCCGCGAACGGCACCACGCACGCCGAGCTGTACCAGAACCAGCTGCGGTTCTTCGAAGGCACGTACGCCAGCCGCGTCCGCTTCACCGACGCGCCGGACAGCGGCACCGACGGCGACCACGTCAACGAGACCTACTTCACGATCTCGCCGCTGCGGTACGACCGCGACCCGCTCTACAGCGAGCTGGACTTCTCCGAATACCTGCCCAACGGCGGCTGGGGCGGCTCGCAGGCGAACTACCAGACCAGCTGGTACACCTACTGGAACAACCCGACGTGGGACGGCCTGCGCACGTCCACCGCGCAGAACCGCAGCCTGGCCGGCTGGCACGACATCGTCACGCAGGTCTCCGGCGGGCACGTCAAGTACTACATCGACGGCGTCCTGACCGCCGACCACACCACCGACGCCCAGGGCAACCCGGTCTACCCGCGCACGCCGATGTCGATCAACTACAACATGTGGTTCATCGACACGGCGGGCCACACGAGCGGGAACAGCGTCTACACCGAGCAGGTGGACTGGACCTACTACGCCGGCAACCAGGTCGTCGCACCCGCGGACGCCACGGCGAAGGCCGCGCAGTACCGGACCGCCGGAACGGCCCACGTGGACACCGTCACCGGGTGCACCACCCCGACCAGCCCGCCGCCGACCACGACCACCAAGCCGACCACCCCCACGACGCCGACGACCCCGACCACGCCGTCCCAGCCCGCCGACTGCTCGACGGCGCCGGAATGGGACTGGGGCACGGTGTACCTCGGCGGCCAGCGCGTGAAGCACAGCGCCCACCTCTGGCAGGCGAACTGGTGGACCCAGGGCTCCGAGCCCGGTCTCACCGCCCAGTGGGCCGACCTCGGCCACTGCTGA
- a CDS encoding acyl-CoA dehydrogenase family protein: MDGLTEEEAAIVAVVRDFVDRDVRPSARELDHADTYPEALIEQMKRLGVFGLAVPEPWGEAQVSAQCYAAITEELARGWMSLAGAMGGHTVVAKLIAEHGTREQQDHYLPRLATGEVRATMALTEPGGGSDLQALRTTARRDGDGYVVDGAKTWITNARRSQLVALLCKTDPHAEPAHAGISILLVEHGPGFEVARDLPKLGYKGVESCELSFVDFRTPSTSLLGGVEGKGFAQMMRGLEIGRIQVASRALGVGRAALEDSLRYAQEREAFGKPIWQHQSVGNHLADMATKLEAARQLVRHAARRYDSGERADLEAGMAKLFASETAMEVALAAVRIHGGYGYSTEFDVERYFRDAPLMIVGEGTNEIQRTVIARQLVKRHPIGGDRA, translated from the coding sequence ATGGACGGGCTGACCGAAGAGGAGGCCGCGATCGTCGCGGTGGTGCGCGACTTCGTGGACCGCGACGTCCGGCCGTCGGCGCGGGAACTGGACCACGCCGACACCTACCCCGAGGCGCTCATCGAGCAGATGAAGCGGCTCGGCGTCTTCGGGCTGGCCGTCCCCGAGCCGTGGGGCGAGGCGCAGGTGTCCGCGCAGTGCTACGCCGCGATCACCGAGGAGCTGGCGCGCGGCTGGATGAGCCTGGCCGGCGCGATGGGCGGGCACACCGTGGTCGCGAAGCTCATCGCCGAGCACGGCACGCGCGAGCAGCAGGACCACTACCTGCCGCGGCTGGCCACCGGCGAGGTCCGCGCGACGATGGCGCTGACCGAGCCGGGTGGCGGCTCCGACCTGCAGGCCCTGCGCACCACCGCCCGCCGCGACGGGGACGGCTACGTCGTCGACGGCGCCAAGACGTGGATCACCAACGCCCGCCGCTCGCAGCTCGTCGCGCTGCTGTGCAAGACCGATCCGCACGCCGAACCCGCGCACGCGGGCATCAGCATCCTGCTCGTCGAGCACGGGCCGGGCTTCGAGGTCGCCCGCGACCTGCCGAAGCTCGGGTACAAGGGCGTCGAGAGCTGCGAGTTGTCCTTTGTGGACTTCCGGACGCCGTCGACGTCGCTGCTGGGCGGGGTCGAGGGCAAGGGCTTCGCGCAGATGATGCGGGGCCTGGAGATCGGCCGGATCCAGGTCGCCTCGCGCGCGCTCGGCGTCGGCCGCGCCGCGCTGGAGGATTCCCTGCGCTACGCCCAGGAACGCGAGGCGTTCGGGAAGCCGATCTGGCAGCACCAGTCGGTCGGCAACCACCTGGCCGACATGGCCACCAAGCTGGAGGCGGCGCGCCAGCTCGTCCGCCACGCCGCCCGCCGCTACGACTCCGGGGAAAGGGCCGACCTCGAAGCCGGCATGGCGAAGCTGTTCGCCTCGGAGACCGCGATGGAGGTCGCGCTGGCCGCGGTGCGCATCCACGGCGGCTACGGCTACTCCACGGAGTTCGACGTCGAACGCTACTTCCGGGACGCGCCGCTGATGATCGTCGGCGAGGGCACCAACGAAATCCAGCGCACGGTCATCGCGCGGCAGCTGGTCAAGCGCCACCCGATCGGCGGTGATCGCGCGTGA